In Candidatus Sedimenticola sp. (ex Thyasira tokunagai), the following proteins share a genomic window:
- a CDS encoding FeoC-like transcriptional regulator, translated as MILSDIKQYLVERHQATLADIALHFDCEPDAARGMLEVWIRKGKVKRQALSSACGEGCNSCTPEVTEIYLWVGDDKPFEVILPMPVGCTKEP; from the coding sequence ATGATTCTGTCCGATATCAAGCAGTATCTGGTAGAGCGCCACCAGGCGACCCTGGCAGATATCGCTCTGCACTTTGACTGCGAGCCCGATGCGGCTCGCGGCATGCTGGAGGTGTGGATAAGAAAGGGAAAGGTGAAGCGTCAGGCACTCTCCAGCGCCTGCGGAGAGGGTTGCAACAGCTGCACTCCGGAGGTTACCGAGATCTACCTCTGGGTAGGTGATGACAAACCGTTTGAAGTCATACTGCCTATGCCTGTGGGATGTACGAAAGAGCCCTGA
- a CDS encoding sigma-54-dependent Fis family transcriptional regulator — protein sequence MMSNVDVAPVEISAMLDGIKEPAILLSPNYRILAANTSYRNIHGHGESVIHRHCYEVSHGNETPCGQNNESCPMEMARVTGEPQRVFHIHHSPRGDEHVEVEGRPIFNEQGELHYFVEIIRQSRAASTQAESHGMVGRSPAFNRMLELVQRVAPSETAALLLGESGTGKELVAQAIHDLSSHRDALFVPVECSGLTESLFESELFGHEKGAFTGAHGAKKGLVDAARGGTLFLDEVGDIPLSLQVKLLRLLETGTFRSVGGVDPRQADFRLICATHRNLKEMVASGRFRSDLYYRISTFPVELPPLRQREGDLELLVNTLLHRIPGAENKRLSSEALVYLTNYDFPGNIRELKNILERASLMTDTDLIKPQHLSDECTEGGEVAPDFIVYPLSKVEQRYLAEVSVRFSGDRKELAEKLGISERTLFRKLQKISEL from the coding sequence ATGATGAGCAATGTGGATGTGGCCCCGGTTGAAATTAGTGCGATGCTGGATGGTATCAAGGAGCCGGCTATCCTGCTCTCTCCGAACTACCGAATATTGGCAGCCAACACTAGTTACCGAAATATTCATGGGCATGGTGAAAGCGTAATACATCGACACTGTTATGAGGTGTCGCATGGTAATGAGACGCCCTGTGGACAAAATAACGAGTCATGCCCAATGGAGATGGCGCGGGTGACTGGTGAGCCTCAGCGTGTATTTCATATTCACCACTCTCCCCGGGGGGATGAGCATGTGGAGGTTGAGGGGCGTCCCATTTTCAATGAGCAGGGAGAGCTTCACTATTTCGTGGAGATTATCCGTCAGTCACGGGCGGCCAGTACCCAGGCGGAAAGCCATGGCATGGTGGGCCGGTCACCGGCCTTCAATAGGATGTTGGAACTGGTTCAGCGGGTGGCTCCCAGTGAGACGGCGGCCCTGCTGCTTGGAGAGTCAGGTACCGGTAAGGAGCTGGTGGCTCAGGCGATACACGATTTGAGCTCACACCGTGATGCGCTGTTTGTACCGGTGGAGTGCTCCGGGCTGACAGAATCGCTGTTTGAGAGTGAGCTCTTTGGCCATGAAAAGGGCGCCTTTACCGGTGCCCACGGTGCCAAAAAGGGCCTGGTGGATGCCGCTAGGGGCGGTACCCTGTTTCTCGATGAGGTGGGTGATATTCCACTGAGTCTCCAGGTTAAACTGTTGCGCCTGCTGGAGACAGGAACCTTCCGTTCGGTAGGTGGGGTGGATCCGCGGCAGGCTGATTTCCGCCTGATCTGTGCTACTCACCGGAACCTTAAGGAGATGGTTGCCTCCGGTCGCTTCCGTAGTGACCTCTACTACCGTATCAGTACTTTTCCGGTGGAGTTGCCGCCATTACGTCAACGTGAGGGAGATCTTGAGCTGTTGGTCAATACGCTGTTGCACCGTATTCCGGGCGCAGAGAACAAGCGACTCTCCAGTGAGGCATTGGTGTATCTCACCAACTACGATTTTCCCGGCAATATCAGGGAGCTGAAGAATATTCTCGAGCGTGCCAGCCTGATGACGGATACCGATTTGATCAAACCTCAGCACCTTTCGGATGAGTGTACGGAGGGCGGGGAAGTGGCTCCCGACTTTATCGTCTACCCCCTCTCAAAGGTAGAGCAGCGATATTTGGCTGAGGTTTCGGTAAGGTTTAGTGGCGATAGAAAAGAGCTGGCGGAAAAGCTGGGGATCAGTGAACGTACCTTGTTTCGCAAACTGCAGAAGATAAGTGAGCTGTGA
- a CDS encoding SPOR domain-containing protein — translation MARDYKSRANSPKGGKSTPVSGWVWFLCGLLLGLLVSGLAWLKLAPHDPGSVSPPAIVKQKPKDKPKESKRTSGASAPKPRFDFYTILPEMEVVVPDPEPEEVAPSASSSGGVVRPPAAERVAAADYMLQMGSFRKLSDADRLKASMALVGLEAEIQKVTINGGDTFHRVRSGPYTRKQVNSLRARLKENKINSLVIKMKK, via the coding sequence GTGGCAAGGGATTATAAAAGTCGAGCCAACTCACCCAAGGGTGGTAAAAGCACCCCGGTTTCCGGCTGGGTCTGGTTTCTTTGCGGGCTGTTGCTGGGGCTGCTGGTAAGTGGCTTGGCGTGGCTGAAACTTGCTCCCCATGATCCCGGCTCGGTGTCGCCCCCGGCCATAGTCAAGCAGAAGCCGAAAGATAAACCGAAAGAGAGTAAGAGGACAAGCGGGGCATCTGCGCCCAAGCCCCGTTTTGATTTCTATACCATTCTTCCAGAGATGGAAGTGGTGGTGCCCGATCCGGAGCCGGAGGAGGTTGCGCCATCGGCATCCTCTTCTGGGGGTGTGGTGAGGCCACCTGCAGCAGAGAGGGTGGCTGCCGCCGATTACATGCTGCAGATGGGCTCGTTCAGAAAACTCTCGGATGCGGACAGGCTCAAGGCAAGCATGGCTCTGGTTGGCCTCGAGGCGGAGATACAGAAAGTCACTATCAACGGTGGTGATACTTTCCACCGTGTTCGTAGCGGCCCCTACACCCGCAAGCAGGTCAATAGTCTGCGTGCGCGGCTGAAAGAGAATAAAATTAATAGTCTGGTGATTAAGATGAAGAAGTGA
- the argS gene encoding arginine--tRNA ligase: MKPQIQQLVSTALQNIAAEGVIPSDQIPTPIIERARDTQHGDFACNVAMVLAKVARCRPRDLAEKLVAALPEAALVDKVEIAGPGFINFYLAKGAYRSLIPEVLSRGYGFGRSDLGKGKRVQVEFVSANPTGPLHVGHGRGAAYGAVVSDLLAAVGFDVHREYYVNDAGRQMDILATSVWLRYLELCDETLTFPANGYRGDYVWDIAATLHREHEEAYKHSVAEVFEGVVADEPAGGDKELHIDGLIVRAKELLGDNRYRFVFELAINTILDDIRDDLALFGVKYDEWYSERSLTESGVVNKTLERLRESGHVYEKGGALWFKSTDFGDEKDRVVVRDNGQTTYFASDIAYHMDKLERGFDRVIDVWGADHHGYVPRVKAAMEAVGDDPSKLDVLLVQFANLYRGGEKVQMSTRSGSFVTLRELRKEVGADAARFFYVMRKCEQHLDFDLDLAKSQSSDNPVYYVQYAHARVCSVLRQAAEKGINVEISEGAANLERLTEGHEFALLKTLARYPEVVEVSALNEEPHQLTHYLRELANDFHTYYNAHPFLVDDEPLRDARIKLILAARQVLKNGLNLLGVSAPEKM, encoded by the coding sequence ATGAAACCCCAGATCCAACAGTTGGTCTCCACCGCCCTTCAGAATATCGCCGCGGAAGGCGTCATTCCGTCGGACCAGATTCCTACGCCGATTATCGAGCGGGCACGTGATACTCAGCACGGAGATTTTGCCTGTAATGTGGCCATGGTGTTGGCGAAGGTGGCACGCTGCCGCCCCAGGGATCTGGCAGAGAAGCTGGTTGCCGCCCTCCCTGAAGCTGCGCTGGTGGATAAGGTGGAGATTGCCGGTCCCGGCTTTATAAACTTCTATCTGGCGAAGGGGGCTTATCGCTCCCTGATACCTGAAGTGCTTAGCCGCGGCTACGGTTTTGGCCGCAGTGACTTGGGTAAGGGTAAGCGTGTACAGGTGGAGTTTGTCTCAGCCAATCCCACCGGCCCTCTCCATGTAGGACATGGTCGCGGCGCCGCTTATGGGGCCGTGGTGTCGGATCTTCTGGCGGCGGTGGGTTTTGATGTTCATCGTGAGTACTACGTTAACGATGCCGGGCGGCAGATGGATATCCTTGCCACCAGTGTCTGGCTGCGTTATCTGGAACTTTGTGACGAAACGTTGACCTTTCCCGCCAACGGCTATCGCGGTGATTATGTGTGGGACATCGCCGCCACCCTTCATCGTGAGCATGAAGAGGCCTACAAGCACAGTGTTGCGGAGGTGTTTGAGGGTGTTGTCGCCGATGAGCCTGCCGGTGGCGACAAGGAGCTGCACATCGATGGGCTTATTGTCCGTGCCAAGGAGCTGCTTGGGGACAACCGCTACCGCTTCGTCTTTGAGTTGGCCATCAATACCATTCTTGACGATATCCGCGACGACTTGGCCCTGTTCGGCGTGAAGTACGACGAGTGGTACTCCGAGCGCAGCCTGACCGAGTCGGGTGTTGTCAATAAGACACTAGAGCGTCTGCGTGAGAGTGGTCACGTCTACGAGAAGGGCGGTGCCCTCTGGTTCAAGTCCACCGATTTTGGTGATGAGAAAGATCGGGTGGTGGTGCGCGACAATGGCCAGACTACCTACTTCGCCTCTGATATCGCCTACCATATGGATAAGCTGGAGCGAGGCTTCGACCGGGTGATTGATGTCTGGGGCGCCGACCACCACGGCTACGTGCCAAGGGTGAAGGCAGCAATGGAAGCGGTGGGTGATGACCCTTCCAAACTGGATGTGCTGTTGGTGCAGTTTGCCAATCTATACCGTGGTGGTGAGAAGGTGCAGATGTCCACCCGCTCTGGCTCATTCGTGACCCTGCGGGAGTTGCGCAAAGAGGTGGGGGCCGATGCCGCGCGCTTCTTCTATGTGATGCGCAAGTGTGAGCAGCATCTCGATTTTGACCTCGATCTCGCCAAGTCCCAGTCCAGCGACAATCCGGTCTATTATGTTCAGTACGCCCACGCACGGGTCTGCAGTGTCCTGCGTCAGGCGGCGGAGAAGGGCATTAACGTCGAGATCAGCGAGGGTGCCGCCAACCTCGAACGTCTTACTGAAGGGCACGAGTTTGCTCTTCTCAAGACCCTGGCCCGTTACCCCGAGGTGGTGGAGGTATCGGCGTTGAATGAGGAGCCCCATCAGTTGACCCACTATCTGCGTGAGCTGGCCAATGACTTCCATACCTATTACAACGCCCACCCCTTCCTGGTGGATGATGAGCCGTTGCGTGATGCGCGTATTAAGTTGATTCTGGCAGCCAGACAGGTTCTGAAAAATGGCCTGAATCTGCTGGGTGTTTCGGCGCCGGAGAAGATGTAG
- the feoB gene encoding Fe(2+) transporter permease subunit FeoB codes for MLTIALGGNPNCGKSALFNAFTGIRQKTGNWPGVTVDRKEGRFNLNGEDVSVIDLPGIYSLDASSIDEQVTRDYLLSRDANLIINVIDASNLERNLYFSVQLREMGIPMVVALNMMDVSRKRGIEVDIKILSEQLNCPVVPVVAISGEGVNQLKQQINDLAQAGDAGKFQVIHEDTVEQAVTEIIAELEGVSDKANLRWLAIKLLEGDEHATKMAGDKIHPLVSHWQQAIEDRAGEEADIHIADARYGHAHTLAQRAIKTEGKLGKTTSDRIDKVVLSHWAGIPIFMLLMYMMFMFTINIGGAFIDFFDIAVGAIAVEGLETLLSGLGAPDWLVLLTANGIGSGIQVVSTFIPIIACLYLFLSVLEDTGYMARAAFVMDRAMRAIGLPGKAFVPMIVGFGCNVPAVMATRTLENQRERKLTILMNPFMSCGARLPVYALFAAAFFPSNGQNIVFLLYLIGIAVAVLTGMIMRRTLLSGESSGFMMELPPYHLPTLKGVSLRTWDRVKLFIRDAGKVIVFMVLALNLLNSIGTDGSFGNEESDKSILSTMGQAVTPLFSPLGIEENNWPATVGIFTGVLAKEVVVGTLDSLYTRLAEQDAGGAAPQEAFNFWNRIDEALISIPTNLAAIADSLLDPLGLNVGEVSDQQAAAEAQEVSSGIFGAMASRFDGQAGAFAYLLFILLYFPCVATMGAIKREAGGPWAAFVATWTTGVAFTTSTVFYQIATYGQHPTSSLAWIIGCGLFITGVVIGLRIWSRRGSDEALVGVGA; via the coding sequence GTGCTCACCATCGCGCTCGGCGGCAACCCCAACTGTGGAAAATCGGCTCTCTTCAACGCCTTCACCGGTATACGCCAGAAAACGGGGAATTGGCCGGGCGTTACTGTTGACCGTAAGGAGGGGCGCTTCAACCTCAACGGAGAGGATGTCTCAGTTATCGATCTGCCGGGAATCTACTCCCTCGACGCCTCTTCAATCGATGAACAGGTCACCCGGGACTACCTTCTCTCCCGCGACGCCAATCTGATCATCAACGTCATCGACGCCTCCAATCTGGAGCGTAACCTCTACTTCAGCGTCCAGCTAAGAGAGATGGGCATCCCCATGGTGGTGGCCCTGAATATGATGGATGTCTCCAGAAAGCGCGGCATCGAAGTAGACATCAAGATTCTCAGTGAGCAGCTTAACTGCCCGGTAGTGCCCGTCGTGGCGATATCAGGTGAAGGAGTGAACCAGCTCAAACAGCAGATAAACGACCTGGCACAGGCGGGTGATGCCGGCAAGTTCCAGGTAATCCATGAAGACACTGTAGAGCAGGCGGTAACGGAGATCATCGCCGAACTGGAGGGCGTCTCGGACAAGGCCAACCTACGCTGGCTTGCCATCAAACTGCTGGAAGGGGATGAGCACGCCACCAAGATGGCCGGCGACAAGATTCACCCCCTGGTGAGCCACTGGCAGCAGGCCATTGAGGACCGTGCCGGGGAAGAGGCAGACATCCATATTGCCGACGCACGCTATGGTCACGCCCATACCCTCGCACAACGCGCCATCAAAACAGAGGGCAAACTGGGGAAAACCACCTCTGACCGTATCGATAAAGTGGTCCTCAGCCACTGGGCGGGCATCCCTATCTTTATGTTGCTGATGTACATGATGTTCATGTTCACCATCAATATCGGCGGCGCCTTTATCGACTTCTTCGACATCGCCGTCGGTGCGATCGCAGTGGAGGGGCTGGAGACACTACTCAGCGGCCTCGGAGCACCTGACTGGCTTGTCCTCCTGACGGCCAACGGCATCGGCAGCGGCATTCAGGTGGTATCAACCTTTATCCCTATCATCGCCTGTCTCTACCTCTTTCTATCGGTGCTTGAAGATACCGGCTATATGGCGCGCGCAGCTTTTGTCATGGATCGGGCAATGCGCGCCATCGGCCTGCCCGGCAAAGCATTTGTGCCGATGATCGTCGGTTTTGGCTGTAACGTCCCGGCGGTAATGGCCACCCGCACTCTGGAGAACCAGCGGGAGCGCAAGCTCACAATCCTGATGAATCCCTTCATGTCCTGCGGTGCACGGCTACCGGTTTACGCCCTTTTCGCCGCCGCCTTCTTTCCCAGCAACGGCCAGAACATCGTATTCCTGCTCTACCTTATCGGCATCGCAGTAGCGGTACTCACCGGCATGATCATGCGCCGCACCTTACTCTCCGGCGAAAGCAGCGGCTTTATGATGGAGCTTCCCCCCTATCACCTGCCAACCCTCAAAGGAGTGAGCCTGCGTACCTGGGACCGGGTAAAACTGTTTATTCGTGACGCCGGCAAGGTGATCGTATTCATGGTACTGGCCCTAAACCTGCTCAACTCCATCGGCACCGACGGCAGTTTTGGCAACGAAGAGAGTGACAAGTCGATACTCAGCACCATGGGCCAGGCAGTGACCCCCCTCTTCTCCCCCCTGGGGATAGAAGAGAACAACTGGCCCGCCACCGTCGGCATCTTCACCGGCGTATTGGCAAAAGAGGTGGTCGTCGGTACCCTCGACTCCCTCTACACTCGCCTGGCGGAGCAGGATGCCGGTGGAGCAGCACCACAGGAAGCCTTCAACTTCTGGAACCGAATAGATGAAGCACTGATCAGCATCCCCACTAATCTGGCAGCCATTGCCGACTCTCTACTGGACCCTCTCGGCCTCAATGTAGGTGAAGTGAGCGACCAACAGGCTGCGGCTGAAGCCCAGGAGGTAAGCAGTGGTATCTTCGGCGCCATGGCAAGCCGTTTTGACGGCCAGGCGGGCGCCTTTGCCTACCTGCTCTTCATCCTTCTCTACTTCCCCTGTGTCGCCACCATGGGTGCAATCAAACGGGAGGCCGGCGGCCCATGGGCCGCCTTTGTCGCTACCTGGACTACCGGTGTCGCCTTCACCACCTCAACAGTTTTCTATCAGATTGCCACCTACGGCCAACACCCCACCAGCTCCCTGGCCTGGATTATCGGCTGCGGCCTGTTTATCACCGGGGTGGTTATCGGCTTGCGCATCTGGAGCCGGCGGGGAAGCGATGAAGCTCTTGTAGGTGTTGGGGCATGA
- a CDS encoding ferrous iron transport protein A: MNSKCDTTLNTVPVGARARICRINGGKEIARRLMGLGLRVGSEINVLQHRGKGVVVANAGNRVALGGAIAGKLFMCPIISD; the protein is encoded by the coding sequence ATGAACAGCAAATGCGACACCACACTTAACACCGTTCCCGTGGGAGCTAGAGCACGTATCTGCCGAATCAATGGCGGCAAAGAGATTGCCCGGCGCCTAATGGGCCTGGGGCTGCGTGTCGGCTCCGAAATCAACGTACTGCAGCATCGCGGTAAAGGCGTTGTAGTGGCCAATGCAGGAAACAGGGTCGCCCTCGGCGGTGCCATTGCCGGAAAGCTCTTCATGTGCCCAATTATCTCGGACTAA
- a CDS encoding class I SAM-dependent methyltransferase has product MKCDDVKAYLTATELEVIDRLLPLENADVLELGCGRAWMTRLISEERHPRRLIATEVDRIQHEKNRQIDDLPGVTFVYGGAEAINLPDHSIDIALMLKSLHHVPMELMEQGLHEVARVLRPGGLLYISEPVYDGDFNEILKLFHDEKEVREAAFGAICGVVVSGLFELEEQIFFNSPGHYRDFTHFEERMLNVTHTEHQIDDALYQQIKATFMEHMTEDGAHFLKPSRVDLLRKPG; this is encoded by the coding sequence ATGAAATGTGATGACGTCAAAGCTTACCTTACCGCCACCGAGTTGGAGGTCATCGATAGACTCCTGCCCCTCGAGAATGCAGATGTACTGGAACTCGGCTGCGGCCGAGCCTGGATGACCCGGCTGATCTCCGAGGAACGCCACCCCAGGCGACTGATCGCCACCGAGGTGGACCGGATCCAGCACGAAAAGAATCGTCAGATTGACGATCTTCCGGGCGTCACCTTTGTTTACGGCGGCGCCGAGGCGATCAATCTACCGGATCACTCCATCGACATCGCACTGATGCTAAAATCACTCCACCATGTGCCGATGGAGTTGATGGAGCAGGGGCTGCACGAAGTGGCCCGGGTACTCAGACCCGGCGGCCTGCTCTATATCTCCGAGCCGGTTTATGACGGCGATTTCAATGAGATACTGAAACTGTTCCATGATGAAAAAGAGGTACGGGAGGCAGCCTTCGGCGCCATCTGCGGAGTGGTGGTGAGTGGCCTGTTTGAGCTGGAGGAGCAGATCTTCTTCAACTCTCCCGGACACTATCGGGACTTTACCCATTTTGAAGAACGTATGCTCAATGTTACCCACACAGAGCACCAAATCGATGATGCCCTCTATCAGCAGATCAAAGCCACCTTTATGGAGCATATGACCGAAGATGGCGCCCACTTCCTGAAGCCATCGCGGGTTGATCTGCTGCGCAAGCCTGGCTAG
- a CDS encoding radical SAM protein, giving the protein MIKKSIGICRVCAKNVPAWYEERSDGIYFVSDCHVHGVTEEIVERDLGSFLWGYEQEYKKGASHLAIPVTYRCNLKCKYCYTMSNSSAKFPADKSLDTLKQVFDSFEGNVTLIGGEPTVRKDLFEIIRLAKEHSNVGKLSLATNGQHLKDIDYVKKLAGSGLDFVFLSYNDKEYDESIRVNNNKIKALQNCSECNIPVWLQGTFSQIGQLDSFVETVETYKKNIFNITLRAVKPVGVREPEDMIFVSDIIRYLGLEDNYKKGSSPFNRYIQLSGKRAKVCSWVLDMGRLESVDSNYIIADNSMTTFHRGMILDEVIFKDSIRSDAV; this is encoded by the coding sequence ATGATTAAGAAAAGTATTGGTATTTGTCGTGTTTGCGCAAAGAATGTTCCGGCTTGGTATGAAGAGCGTAGTGATGGCATATATTTTGTCTCGGATTGTCATGTGCATGGAGTGACGGAGGAAATTGTAGAGCGTGACCTGGGGTCTTTCTTATGGGGATATGAGCAAGAATATAAGAAGGGGGCCTCTCACTTGGCAATTCCCGTGACCTACCGGTGCAATTTGAAATGCAAGTATTGTTATACAATGTCTAACTCGTCAGCTAAATTCCCAGCAGACAAATCTTTGGATACGTTGAAACAGGTTTTTGACTCTTTTGAAGGGAATGTGACGTTGATTGGTGGGGAGCCGACGGTTCGAAAGGACCTATTTGAAATCATACGATTAGCCAAGGAGCATTCGAATGTAGGTAAATTGAGTCTGGCAACTAACGGACAGCATCTGAAAGATATAGACTATGTAAAAAAATTAGCGGGTTCTGGTTTGGATTTTGTGTTTCTCTCCTACAATGATAAAGAATACGATGAGTCTATACGCGTAAATAATAATAAAATAAAAGCGCTTCAGAACTGTAGTGAGTGTAATATTCCTGTTTGGCTGCAGGGGACGTTTTCTCAGATAGGGCAATTAGATTCATTTGTAGAAACTGTTGAAACCTACAAGAAGAATATTTTCAATATCACTCTACGAGCCGTTAAACCTGTTGGTGTAAGAGAACCCGAAGATATGATTTTTGTTTCGGATATTATTCGTTACCTTGGTTTGGAAGATAATTATAAAAAAGGATCGTCTCCGTTCAATAGATATATTCAGCTTTCAGGTAAGAGAGCCAAAGTTTGCTCGTGGGTATTGGACATGGGGAGGCTGGAGTCAGTCGACTCGAACTATATTATTGCAGACAACTCAATGACGACATTTCATCGGGGTATGATTTTAGATGAAGTTATTTTTAAGGACAGTATTCGTTCTGATGCCGTTTAA
- a CDS encoding MBOAT family O-acyltransferase: MLFNSSLFLFVFLPLVLAGFFLIGRGLGRLASMAWLLMASVVFYASWEPAYLWLLLASLFFNFAAARWIGYAKWGNQAVMVSAVVGNVLLLLYYKVVIAGLIDSERGVTSSFSTSEDVLIPLAISFITFQQIAFIVDTYRGRLSQTGVLEYCLFIVFFPQLVMGPIVHYRELIPQFRSKNLCVWRWNSVALGLSIFIVGLFKKVVLADGISPYVDSVYATLFVGQGISPLDAFGVAVGFQLQIYFDFSGYADMAVGLARMFNINLPINFDSPYRAVNRFDFWRRWHISFGAFMRQYLFFPLARSRRLRLGSTGALLVTTFVSGVWHGVGPTFIVWGGIQGLLMVMLHYRGELLGRIGWKGRFALFNPWLSIFSTFCVTGMLGVFFRSRDLEVAFAVFERMYDGILLLTSGAFYSFVFDMKLMTRYDAAQILLMAVVVWGLPSTQRFFKSYWTAIDQRSHVPQYTPKDLLLGASRLRFQPTRSWAVVFALMFFVAIAFMDRTSRFIYFQF; encoded by the coding sequence ATGCTGTTCAATTCATCTCTCTTTCTGTTTGTGTTTCTACCGCTGGTGCTTGCTGGTTTTTTCCTGATAGGACGGGGGTTGGGGCGGCTTGCATCCATGGCCTGGCTGTTGATGGCATCAGTTGTTTTTTATGCGAGTTGGGAGCCCGCTTATTTATGGCTCTTGTTGGCTTCACTGTTTTTTAACTTTGCAGCAGCCCGGTGGATTGGGTATGCAAAATGGGGTAACCAAGCCGTCATGGTAAGCGCCGTGGTGGGAAATGTTCTACTACTACTCTATTACAAGGTGGTTATAGCCGGCTTGATCGATTCAGAGAGGGGTGTGACATCTTCATTTAGCACCAGTGAAGATGTACTTATCCCCCTCGCTATCTCTTTTATCACTTTTCAGCAGATTGCCTTTATTGTGGACACCTATCGTGGCAGGTTGAGCCAGACTGGTGTGTTGGAATATTGTCTCTTCATCGTCTTTTTTCCTCAGTTGGTGATGGGGCCTATTGTTCACTATCGTGAGCTAATACCACAGTTTCGCTCTAAAAATCTGTGTGTCTGGCGCTGGAATAGCGTTGCTCTAGGGCTCTCCATTTTTATAGTAGGCCTATTCAAGAAGGTTGTTCTGGCCGATGGTATCTCCCCCTATGTGGACAGCGTTTACGCGACGTTATTTGTTGGGCAGGGGATATCTCCGTTAGATGCCTTTGGGGTTGCGGTGGGTTTTCAGTTGCAAATTTACTTCGACTTCTCTGGTTATGCAGATATGGCAGTTGGATTGGCGCGGATGTTCAATATAAATCTCCCCATCAACTTCGACTCTCCTTATCGTGCTGTGAACCGTTTTGACTTTTGGCGACGTTGGCACATCTCTTTTGGCGCGTTCATGCGTCAGTACCTCTTCTTTCCGTTGGCTCGCTCTAGGCGGCTGAGGCTTGGAAGTACCGGTGCTCTCCTGGTGACAACGTTTGTCTCGGGTGTTTGGCATGGTGTTGGGCCTACCTTTATAGTCTGGGGTGGCATTCAAGGGTTGCTAATGGTTATGCTCCACTATCGAGGTGAATTGCTTGGACGTATTGGCTGGAAAGGAAGGTTTGCGTTATTTAATCCGTGGCTTTCGATCTTTTCGACTTTTTGTGTGACAGGTATGTTGGGTGTGTTTTTTCGTTCCAGAGATCTAGAAGTAGCATTCGCCGTATTTGAGCGCATGTATGACGGTATTTTATTGCTTACTAGTGGTGCATTCTACTCCTTTGTCTTTGATATGAAATTGATGACAAGATATGACGCTGCACAGATACTACTCATGGCGGTAGTGGTGTGGGGATTGCCAAGTACACAGCGTTTTTTCAAATCCTATTGGACAGCTATTGATCAGCGCTCACACGTTCCGCAGTACACGCCTAAAGATCTGCTGTTAGGTGCATCAAGGTTGAGATTTCAGCCTACCCGGAGTTGGGCGGTTGTTTTTGCGCTGATGTTTTTCGTGGCGATAGCATTTATGGATCGCACTAGTCGGTTTATCTATTTTCAGTTCTGA